A stretch of Dermochelys coriacea isolate rDerCor1 chromosome 6, rDerCor1.pri.v4, whole genome shotgun sequence DNA encodes these proteins:
- the SRRM2 gene encoding LOW QUALITY PROTEIN: serine/arginine repetitive matrix protein 2 (The sequence of the model RefSeq protein was modified relative to this genomic sequence to represent the inferred CDS: inserted 2 bases in 1 codon), which translates to MYNGIGLPTPRGSGTNGYVQRNLSAVRHKKERTDYKSEEELRKLESSLVKKPNQEILDHERKRKVELKCLELAELMEEQGYAEGEIQEKVATFRLMLLEKDVALGKEGEQQPEQKPAVTETHQLAEANEKKNERLRAAFGISENYVDGSSFDPNRRAKEAAAAKQQQEQYSLVRESSSSRSPSPKQKKKKKKKDRGRSESRSPSRRERKKSSKKKKHRSESDSKKRKHRSPSPKSKHKAKEKKRKRSTSESASQKGRRGRSSSPDSSSSSDSSRSRSRSVTTQKRASRPSVSPPAPLRRRADPEGAPKDAPKRDHSASPEVSRRAQSGSPREGRDKREKPSSRRSPRQRSSSLSPVSEGKRKVKDHPRQPERKSTPTPTSAREPRPQRRSPSPEPARERASSGHKRPPSKETKSPRSSSPPPKKPVADRPKSPSLVAAPSAPATTRKAPSPRPSRSGSESDEVSSSSSPERDKPAPSRQEKSRGSQRRDRSSSSPEPSQPAKAAPKPSSRRERSGTPAKSAKTRSLSKRDAKSRSRTPPSRRERSRTPPRRGGRSRTPPRRGXARSRTPPRRGRSRSRSPQWRGRSRSPQRWGRSRSRTPPRWGKSRTPQRRGRSRSPQRRGWSRSRTPQRPGWSRSRNTARRGRSRTPPRRGRSRSRTPPRRGRSRSRTPPRRARSRSRTPPRRARSRSRTPPRRGRSRSRTPPRRGRSRSRTPPRRGRSGSSSRREKSLISARRSRSGSSAERRKKSRLLLRRSRSDSSPEVKQKSRKMSRRSRSTSSPRLRKKSRSSPRRSRSGSSPRPKKKSRSSPRRSRSGSSPALKKKSRTPSRRRRRRSGLSPALKKKSRSPPRRSRSGSSPEVKKKSRSSPRRRRSGSSPLARKKSRSPRRRSRSRSSPVLKKKSRSPPRRSRSRSSPVLKKKSRSPPRRGRSGSSSVVKKKSRSPPARGRSGSSPALREKSGSLPRRSRSGSSPAVREKSRSPPRRSRSGSSPAMREKSRSPLRRSRSGSSPAVREKSRSPPRRSRSGSSPAVREKSKSPPRRSRSGSSPAVREKSRSPPRRSRSGSSPAVREKSRSPPRRSRSGSSPAVREKSRSPPRRSRSGSSPAVREKSRSPPRRSRSGSSPAVREKSKSPPRRSRSGSSPAVREKSKSPPRRSRSGSSPAVREKSKSPPRRSRSGSSPAVREKSKSPPRRSRSGSSPAVREKSKSPPRRSRSGSSPAVREKSKSPPRRSRSGSSPAVREKSKSPPRQSRSGSSPAVREKPRSPLRRSRSRSSPEQREKSISPSVRGKSGSSPGLKKKSSSPPRQSGLGSSPAVEGKSRSSPGRSRSGSSPELKKLSKTSPRHSGAGSSPVVEEKSSLLPRCSQSGSSPELMKKSRSPPARGRSGSSPELNDKSSSPLPRHSQLGSSPEPKKKSRSPPRCIKLGASPVVKEKSRSPQPWQSLSGSSPEVKKKSPSPPMRGASAEQAKSRSPPSLSGSGSLLTLKGKSSSPPRRSRSGSSPGSGSKLGAVSKHSRPVVSPETTELVRILAGQVKPMSPETKDKYGMSPRRSRLGSSPGIREKSRTPPSSSESSPERAEIFPSPLRRSRSGSPPRPREKSRSPPRPREKSRSPPRPREKSRSPPRPREKSRSPPRRSRSGSSPRPREKSRSPARYSSSGSFLRSREKSRSPARYSISGSSLRLREKSRSPPRRGRSGSSPRPREKLGASPRSSRSGSSPERPKGPTRRGRSSSPSRRGKWRSSLRRGRSGSSPRRTRSRSISRRGKSRSSLRRDRSVSSPGRSRSRSTSRFSRRRERSPSSPCRGRSRTPPRRARAGSSPRRRGSRQPRSRSRSPPKLDVSRTPASSYHGRSKASPARTRSGSGSPKRAGRRSRSPPVLEKYPKVGAADKTAPGRAEKTSPVVVAPIRRSPSCSPPAPDEASPKARKAHSPAPKIHSPRPEGSLGAVRNGGPAPAWTLNSCPVAPGGSPPAGRLPTAKGPEKVRSSSSSSSSSSSTSHKVPSPLPAPLLVLPPKEEDREGPKVKSEPPAPEGPGELPDKARSGVPKPLVPLPVPPRTPSKEKRSSSTSSSSSSSSSSSSSSSSSSSDSSSSSSESSHDSPASKGPDLETAKKEPLSPAQKELAREGRPLEVAKRKRRSRSSSSSSSSSTSSSSSSSSSSSSSSSSSSSSSSSSSSSSSSSSPKPGPQPQPKAAPKKPSPEQRRSRSPRKPIDSLRDSRSLSYSPAERRRPSPPEPPPAQRERHSDKPSQRSRGTNSRSPGRKRRRETPSPPHAARRRASRSP; encoded by the exons ATGTACAATGGGATAGGGCTCCCCACTCCCCGGGGCAGCGGCACCAACGGCTACGTCCAGCGCAACCTCTCGGCCGTGCGGCACAAGAAGGAGCGAACCGACTACAAGTCGGAGGAGGAGCTCAGGAAGCTGGAGTCGTCTCTAGTTAAGAAGCCCAACCAGGAGATCCTGGACCATGAGCGCAAGCGGAAGGTGGAGCTGAAATGCCTGGAGCTGGCCGAACTCATGGAGGAACAGGG CTATGCCGAGGGCGAGATTCAGGAGAAAGTGGCGACCTTCCGGCTCATGCTCCTGGAGAAGGACGTGGCTTTGGGCAaggagggggagcagcagcccGAGCAGAAGCCAGC agtCACAGAGACCCACCAGCTGGCTGAGGCCAACGAAAAGAAGAACGAGCGGCTAAGGGCAGCTTTTGGCATCAGTGAGAATTATGTCGATGGGAGCTCGTTCGACCCCAACCGCAGGGCAAAGGAGGCAGCTGCtgccaagcagcagcaggagcagtacAG CCTGGTCCGTGAGTCCAGCAGCTCCCGCTCTCCATCCCCcaagcagaaaaaaaagaaaaagaagaaagacagAGGCAG GTCAGAGAGCAGATCCCCTTCTCGAAGGGAGAGGAAAAAGAGCtctaagaaaaagaaacacag GTCTGAGTCAGACTCGAAGAAGAGAAAACACAG gtctcccagtcccaagagcaAACACAAAGccaaggagaagaagaggaagag ATCCACCAGCGAGTCGGCGTCCCAGAAGGGCCGAAGAGGTCGCTCGTCCTCTCCAGACTCTTCTTCCTCCTCGGACAGCTCGCGGAGCAG GTCCCGGAGCGTCACCACTCAGAAACGGGCGTCCCGGCCCAGCGTGAGCCCTCCAGCGCCGCTGCGGAGGAGAGCTGACCCCGAGGGCGCCCCGAAGGATGCCCCCAAGAGAGATCACTCAGCATCCCCCGAGGTCAGCCGGCGTGCACAGAGCGGCAGCCCCCGGGAGGGTCGAGATAAGCGAGAG AAGCCGTCTTCTCGGCGATCCCCCCGCCAGCGTTCCTCCTCCCTGTCGCCCGTCTCCGAGGGGAAGCGGAAGGTCAAGGATCACCCCCGGCAGCCAGAGCGcaaatccacccccaccccgacctCGGCGCGTGAGCCACGCCCGCAACGCCGCTCACCGTCCCCTGAGCCGGCCCGGGAGAGGGCCTCATCCGGCCACAAACGCCCACCCTCCAAAGAGACCAAGTCCCCCcgttcctcctccccgccccccaaaaagcCAGTGGCTGATCGCCCCAAGAGCCCATCGCTAGTGGCTGCTCCCTCGGCACCGGCCACGACCCGGAAGGCCCCTTCCCCCCGGCCATCCCGCTCAGGCTCTGAGAGCGACGaagtctcctcctcctcttctcccgaGCGGGATAAGCCAGCCCCAAGCAGGCAGGAGAAATCAAGGGGCTCCCAGCGCCGAGACCGCTCCAGTTCTTCCCCGGAGCCCTCCCAGCCTGCTAAGGCTGCCCCCAAGCCGTCATCCCGGCGTGAGCGATCTGGCACCCCAGCGAAGAGTGCCAAAACCCGCTCCCTCTCAAAGAGAGACGCCAAGTCACGCTCGCGGACGCCCCCTTCCCGCAGGGAGCGTTCCCGCACCCCGCCTCGCCGGGGAGGGCGTTCCCGCACCCCACCCCGCCGGGG GGCCCGTTCCCGCACGCCACCGAGACGCGGCCGGTCCCGATCCCGGAGCCCCCAGTGGAGAGGCAGGTCCCGGAGCCCCCAGAGATGGGGCCGTTCCCGTTCCCGCACTCCACCCAGGTGGGGCAAATCCCGTACGCCCCAGAGGAGGGGGAGATCTCGCAGCCCTCAACGACGAGGATGGTCCCGCTCCAGGACACCCCAGAGGCCTGGCTGGTCTAGGAGCAGGAACACGGCGAGGCGGGGTCGGTCTAGAACCCCGCCCCGGCGAGGCAGATCCCGGTCTAGAACCCCGCCCCGGCGAGGCAGGTCCCGGTCTAGAACCCCGCCCCGGCGAGCCAGGTCCCGGTCTAGAACCCCGCCCCGGCGAGCCAGGTCCCGGTCTAGAACCCCGCCCCGGCGAGGCAGGTCCCGGTCTAGAACCCCGCCCCGGCGAGGCAGGTCCCGGTCTAGAACCCCGCCCCGGCGAGGCAGGTCAGGGTCCTCTTCCAGGCGGGAGAAATCACTGATTTCAGCCAGAAGGAGCCGCTCTGGGTCATCAGCCGAGCGGAGGAAGAAATCCAGGCTCCTCCTGCGGAGGAGCCGGTCAGACTCGTCGCCAGAAGTAAAGCAGAAATCCAGGAAAATGTCAAGACGCAGTCGCTCCACATCGTCCCCTCGGCTACGGAAGAAATCCAGATCATCACCCCGGAGAAGCCGTTCTGGCTCATCACCTCGACCAAAAAAGAAATCCAGATCTTCCCCTCGGAGGAGCCGGTCAGGGTCGTCTCCAGCGCTGAAAAAGAAATCCAGAACACCgtccagaaggaggaggaggaggtctgGATTGTCTCCGGCACTCAAAAAGAAATCCAGATCACCGCCTAGAAGAAGCCGGTCCGGATCGTCTCCAGAAGTGAAGAAGAAATCCAGATCATCCCCCAGACGAAGGCGATCTGGATCTTCTCCATTGGCGAGAAAAAAATCCAGATCACCACGGAGGCGAAGCAGGTCTAGGTCTTCGCCAGTGTTGAAGAAGAAATCTAGATCACCGCCGAGACGAAGCAGGTCTAGGTCCTCGCCGGTGTTGAAGAAGAAATCTAGATCACCTCCAAGACGAGGCAGGTCTGGGTCCTCTTCAGTGGTGAAGAAGAAATCCAGATCACCACCTGCGAGAGGCCGATCTGGATCTTCTCCAGCATTGAGAGAAAAATCTGGATCGCTCCCGAGACGAAGCAGATCTGGATCATCTCCAGCGGTGCGAGAGAAATCTAGATCGCCCCCGAGACGCAGCAGATCTGGATCATCTCCAGCGATGCGAGAGAAATCTAGATCGCCCCTGAGACGCAGCAGATCTGGATCATCTCCAGCGGTGCGAGAGAAATCTAGATCGCCCCCGAGACGCAGCAGATCTGGATCATCTCCAGCGGTGCGAGAGAAATCTAAATCACCCCCGAGACGCAGCAGATCTGGATCATCTCCAGCTGTGCGAGAGAAATCTAGATCGCCCCCGAGACGCAGCAGATCTGGATCATCTCCAGCCGTGCGAGAGAAATCTAGATCGCCCCCGAGACGCAGCAGATCTGGATCATCTCCAGCCGTGCGAGAGAAATCTAGATCGCCCCCGAGACGCAGCAGATCTGGATCATCTCCAGCCGTGCGAGAGAAATCTAGATCGCCCCCGAGACGCAGCAGATCTGGATCATCTCCAGCCGTGCGAGAGAAATCTAAATCGCCCCCGAGACGCAGCAGATCTGGATCATCTCCAGCGGTGCGAGAGAAATCTAAATCGCCCCCGAGACGCAGCAGATCTGGATCATCTCCAGCGGTGCGAGAGAAATCTAAATCGCCCCCGAGACGCAGCAGATCTGGATCATCTCCAGCGGTGCGAGAGAAATCTAAATCGCCCCCGAGACGCAGCAGATCTGGATCATCTCCAGCGGTGCGAGAGAAATCTAAATCGCCCCCGAGACGCAGCAGATCTGGATCATCTCCAGCGGTGCGAGAGAAATCTAAATCGCCCCCGAGACGCAGCAGATCTGGATCATCTCCAGCGGTGCGAGAGAAATCTAAATCGCCCCCGAGACAAAGCAGATCTGGATCATCTCCAGCTGTGCGAGAGAAACCAAGATCACCCCTGAGACGAAGCAGATCTAGATCCTCAccagaacagagagagaaatcTATATCACCTTCTGTGAGAGGCAAATCTGGCTCCTCTCCTGGGTTGAAGAAGAAATCCAGTTCTCCTCCAAGGCAAAGTGGGCTTGGATCTTCACCAGCAGTGGAAGGGAAATCCAGATCTTCTCCAGGGAGAAGCAGATCTGGATCCTCTCCAGAACTGAAGAAGCTGTCTAAGACCTCTCCAAGACACAGTGGTGCTGGGTCTTCTCCAGTGGTGGAAGAGAAATCTAGCTTGCTTCCAAGATGTAGCCAGTCTGGATCCTCTCCAGAACTGATGAAGAAATCCAGATCGCCGCCTGCGAGAGGCAGGTCTGGATCCTCTCCAGAACTAAATGATAAATCTAGCTCACCACTCCCAAGACACAGCCAATTAGGATCTTCTCCAGAACCAAAAAAGAAATCCAGATCACCTCCAAGATGTATTAAACTTGGTGCCTCTCCAGTGGTGAAGGAAAAATCCAGATCTCCCCAGCCATGGCAAAGCCTATCCGGATCCTCTCCAGAAGTGAAAAAGAAATCCCCATCTCCACCCATGAGAGGGGCCTCTGCAGAGCAAGCAAAATCCAGATCGCCTCCCTCACTGAGCGGATCTGGATCATTGTTGACACTGAAAGGGAAATCCAGTTCGCCCCCAAGACGCAGCCGATCCGGATCCTCTCCAGGGTCAGGAAGCAAACTTGGGGCAGTTTCAAAACACAGCAGGCCCGTGGTTTCTCCAGAAACTACAGAGTTAGTGAGGATTTTAGCAGGTCAGGTCAAGCCGATGTCTCCTGAGACAAAAGACAAATATGGAATGTCCCCAAGAAGGAGCAGATTGGGGTCGTCTCCTGGCATCAGAGAGAAGTCCAGAACACCTCCAAGCAGCTCGGAGTCTTCTCCAGAACGGGCAGAAATATTCCCATCACCTCTGAGACGCAGCAGGTCTGGCTCGCCCCCGAGGCCGCGCGAGAAGTCCCGATCGCCCCCGAGGCCGCGCGAGAAGTCCCGATCGCCCCCGAGGCCGCGCGAGAAGTCCCGATCGCCCCCGAGGCCGCGCGAGAAGTCCCGATCGCCCCCAAGACGCAGCAGATCTGGCTCATCTCCCAGGCCGCGAGAGAAATCCCGATCTCCTGCAAGGTACAGCAGTTCCGGTTCCTTTCTGAGATCTAGGGAGAAATCCCGATCTCCTGCAAGGTACAGCATATCCGGCTCGTCCCTAAGGCTTCGAGAGAAATCCAGATCTCCTCCAAGGCGTGGCAGGTCCGGCTCATCCCCGAGACCTCGAGAGAAGCTGGGGGcgtctcccagaagcagccgctCTGGGTCTTCTCCAGAGAGACCCAAAGGCCCGACAAGGCGTGGCCGGTCCAGCTCCCCCTCCAGAAGGGGGAAGTGGAGATCTTCCCTGCGGCGAGGAAGATCCGGGTCGTCGCCCAGGAGAACCCGCTCCCGGTCCATCTCCAGACGAGGCAAATCCAGAAGCTCCCTGCGGAGGGACCGATCCGTCTCATCACCCGGCAGGAGTCGCTCGAGATCCACCTCGCGATTCTCCCGCCGCCGGGAGCGCTCACCATCCTCGCCCTGCCGCGGCAGATCCCGCACACCGCCCCGCCGAGCCCGAGCGGGGTCTTCTCCCCGGCGCCGCGGCTCCCGGCagccccgctcccgctcccgctccccgcCGAAACTGGACGTCTCCCGCACTCCTGCCTCTTCCTACCATGGCCGCTCTAAGGCGTCGCCAGCCAGGACCCGCTCAGGCTCGGGCTCGCCGAAACGAGCCGGTCGGAGGTCCCGCTCACCACCGGTGCTGGAGAAATACCCCAAAGTGGGAGCGGCTGACAAGACAGCACCAGGCAGAGCTGAGAAGACGTCGCCCGTGGTGGTGGCGCCCATCCGGCGCAGCCCGTCCTGCTCCCCGCCAGCACCGGACGAGGCCTCCCCCAAAGCCAGGAAagcccattcccctgcccccaagatcCATTCCCCACGGCCAGAGGGATCTCTGGGGGCGGTGAGGAACGGGGGTCCAGCGCCCGCCTGGACCCTGAACTCCTGCCCTGTCGCCCCTGGGGGCTCCCCGCCTGCCGGCCGCCTCCCCACAGCCAAAGGGCCAGAGAAAGTCagatcttcctcctcttcctcttcctcctcctcctctacctCCCACAAGGTGCCCAGCCCTCTGCCCGCCCCACTCCTGGTGCTGCCCCCCAAGGAGGAAGACAGGGAAGGGCCCAAGGTCAAGTCGGAGCCACCAGCCCCGGAGGGGCCCGGGGAGCTGCCAGACAAAGCCCGGAGCGGAGTCCCCAAGCCGCTGGTGccgctgccggtgcccccccgcaccccgtccAAAGAGAAGAGGAGCTCGTCCACCTCCTCGTCGTCGTCCTCGTCCTCCTCGTCCTCGTCCTCGTCCTCGTCCTCCTCTTCtgactccagctccagctcctcagAGTCCAGCCACGACTCCCCGGCGAGCAAGGGGCCCGACCTGGAAACAGCGAAGAAAGA GCCCCTGAGTCCGGCGCAGAAGGAGCTGGCCCGCGAGGGGCGCCCCCTGGAGGTGGCCAAGCGGAAACGCCGTTCCCgaagctccagcagctccagcagcagttCAACATCCTCGTCCTCCTCGTCTTCGTCCTCGTCGTCCTCGTCgtcgtcgtcctcctcctcctcctcctcttcttcgtcctcctcctcctcctcctcctcccccaagccggggccccagccacagcccaaGGCAGCCCCCAAGAAGCCCTCGCCCGAGCAGAGGCG ctcccggaGCCCCCGGAAGCCGATCGACTCCCTGCGTGACTCGCGCTCTCTCAGCTACTCCCCGGCCGAGCGGCGCCGGCCCtcccccccggagccccccccggcccagcgGGAGCGGCACAG TGACAAACCCTCCCAGAGGAGCCGAGGAACCAACAGCCGCTCCCCGGGTCGCAAGCGCAGGCGGGAAACGCCCAGCCCCCCCCACGCCGCCCGTCGCCGAGCGTCCCG GTCTCCGTAG